One segment of Parvularcula sp. IMCC14364 DNA contains the following:
- the lptE gene encoding LPS assembly lipoprotein LptE, translating into MIRKHLKMICTSAALVISAPFLSACGFTPLYADNDQELTRSLAEVNILPIREPETASYVLENELRDFSSRTAATRYDLQVGLRENRKSVSVTGNAQTARFEYTLLGTYTLTDNETGQRYRNSKSVITSYGIVPSQYASLVAQEDASRKAAIELAQQIEFDLVFYFKGQIEGTQVEAGQEFEEQTQQETLQERQIQEILGEDFERN; encoded by the coding sequence ATGATCCGTAAACATCTCAAAATGATCTGCACCAGCGCAGCGCTTGTGATATCTGCACCCTTTCTGTCCGCTTGCGGCTTCACCCCTCTTTATGCTGACAATGATCAGGAATTGACCCGCTCTCTGGCAGAAGTGAATATTCTCCCCATTCGCGAGCCAGAGACCGCAAGCTATGTTCTTGAAAACGAATTGCGTGATTTTTCCAGCAGAACCGCAGCAACCCGGTATGACCTACAGGTCGGGCTCAGGGAGAACCGAAAGTCCGTCTCCGTTACCGGAAATGCGCAGACCGCGCGTTTCGAATACACGTTACTTGGTACTTATACGCTAACAGATAATGAGACAGGCCAGCGCTACCGGAATTCGAAATCTGTTATTACCAGTTACGGCATTGTGCCATCACAATATGCGTCGCTGGTTGCGCAGGAAGATGCTAGCCGTAAAGCAGCGATAGAACTGGCACAACAAATCGAGTTTGACCTCGTCTTCTATTTCAAAGGTCAGATTGAAGGCACTCAGGTCGAAGCCGGTCAGGAATTCGAGGAACAGACGCAACAGGAGACTCTCCAAGAGCGACAAATACAGGAAATTCTTGGGGAAGATTTTGAGCGCAATTAA
- a CDS encoding DUF6249 domain-containing protein, which produces MDWFWNGSSYFGVFGFVIAIILINAVASVIKNAQQQQTIREMLKNGQPLDEKMIESLGVEREGRGSSVTAGFILIAVAVALVLLGYFGGNISDEPDAAIAMLGVAAFPGLIGLVLIISGMLNRPNE; this is translated from the coding sequence ATGGATTGGTTTTGGAATGGCAGCTCTTATTTTGGCGTATTCGGCTTTGTCATCGCGATAATTCTCATCAATGCGGTCGCAAGCGTGATCAAAAATGCGCAACAGCAACAGACAATCCGTGAAATGCTCAAGAACGGACAGCCACTGGACGAGAAAATGATTGAGTCCCTTGGGGTGGAAAGAGAAGGCAGGGGTAGCTCTGTCACAGCCGGCTTCATTCTGATTGCAGTCGCTGTTGCGCTGGTTTTGCTGGGCTATTTCGGCGGTAACATTTCCGACGAGCCTGATGCAGCCATTGCCATGCTGGGCGTCGCTGCTTTTCCGGGCCTGATCGGATTGGTATTGATTATCAGTGGAATGTTGAACCGTCCGAATGAATAG
- a CDS encoding L,D-transpeptidase yields MELRVEAEFREHTGTLSCGNARYPCALGPAGLVSDKAEGDGGTPIARMALKSVFFRADRISAPDTKLPIKAITPHDAWCDDPGSSFYNSPVQLPFSHGHEKMWLEENVYDICVILDWNLSPALADKGSAIFFHLARQAYTPTEGCIAVSESDMRSILAVCDEQSTLETVLVTSAR; encoded by the coding sequence ATGGAGTTGAGAGTAGAAGCGGAATTTCGTGAGCATACGGGCACACTCTCGTGCGGAAATGCACGATACCCCTGTGCCCTTGGCCCTGCAGGCCTCGTTTCTGACAAGGCAGAAGGTGATGGTGGCACGCCAATCGCCCGTATGGCACTTAAAAGCGTCTTCTTTCGCGCTGACAGGATTTCCGCGCCGGACACAAAATTGCCGATAAAGGCGATTACGCCTCACGACGCCTGGTGTGATGACCCCGGAAGCAGTTTTTATAACAGCCCCGTCCAGCTGCCATTCAGCCATGGCCACGAAAAAATGTGGCTAGAGGAAAATGTCTACGACATTTGTGTCATACTCGACTGGAACCTCTCACCAGCCCTTGCCGACAAGGGAAGCGCCATATTTTTTCATCTTGCGCGCCAAGCTTATACGCCGACGGAAGGGTGCATTGCCGTGAGCGAAAGTGATATGCGATCCATTCTCGCCGTATGCGATGAACAAAGCACACTTGAGACTGTTCTGGTCACATCAGCTCGTTAG
- a CDS encoding response regulator transcription factor, with protein MARAKRILLVDDDELLTETLADQFEVHDEFRLETAGSAAAAIEKVKQEAHIDLVLLDVGLPDMDGREACRLMRKNGFKSPVIMLTGADTEADTILGLDAGANDYVTKPFKFAVLLARLRAHLRSHEQSEDAVFKVGPYEFKPAVKMLVTDDDRKIKLTEKETSILKFLYRAGGQPVSRDVLLDEVWGYNSGVTTHTLETHIYRLRQKIEPDTSQASLLLTESGGYRLAIEK; from the coding sequence ATGGCGCGGGCGAAACGCATATTGCTTGTTGATGATGATGAGCTGTTAACGGAAACATTGGCTGACCAGTTTGAGGTGCATGACGAGTTTCGTCTTGAAACAGCGGGTTCAGCAGCAGCGGCTATCGAAAAGGTTAAGCAGGAAGCACATATAGATCTTGTCTTGCTGGATGTCGGTCTGCCGGACATGGATGGCCGTGAGGCCTGCCGTCTCATGCGCAAGAACGGGTTCAAGTCCCCTGTCATCATGCTGACAGGGGCAGATACTGAGGCAGACACCATTCTTGGTCTCGACGCTGGCGCAAATGATTATGTTACGAAGCCGTTCAAATTTGCTGTTTTGCTGGCGCGCTTGCGGGCGCATCTGCGCAGTCATGAACAGAGTGAAGATGCCGTCTTCAAGGTCGGGCCGTATGAGTTCAAGCCGGCTGTCAAAATGCTGGTCACAGACGATGACCGTAAGATCAAGCTCACAGAAAAAGAAACGTCAATTCTGAAGTTTCTCTATCGCGCTGGTGGTCAACCGGTCTCCCGGGATGTTCTATTGGATGAGGTGTGGGGATATAATTCCGGTGTAACGACCCATACGCTCGAAACGCATATCTATCGGTTACGACAGAAAATTGAGCCTGACACATCTCAAGCGTCACTGCTGCTGACAGAGAGTGGTGGCTACAGGCTGGCAATAGAGAAATAG
- the leuS gene encoding leucine--tRNA ligase, whose amino-acid sequence MARYNPKEAEPKWRKAWEETDAFRAEEDTSKPKYFVLEMFPYPSGRIHIGHVRNYAMGDVIARYKKAQGHNVLHPMGWDAFGMPAENAAMESGGHPRTWTYNNIAIMRDQLKRMGLAIDWSREFATSDPDYYVHEQRMFLDFWERGFIHRKESMVNWDPVDQTVLANEQVIDGKGWRSGAPVERRTLSQWFFRITDRAEDLLAALDDGRLGSWPENVVSMQRNWIGKSKGLRMSFQAADEAPEKFQNIEIYTTRPDTLYGASFLGVSPDHPLAKHYADADPELQAFIADCQKTGTSEQAIEKAEKKGYRLPLEMKHPVKEGETLPVFVANFILMQYGTGAIFGCPAHDQRDLDFARKYDLDVTPVVLPPDADQKTFEIETEAYVGPGTMFNSGFLDGLRWEEALPKMIEHIESQNAGEGTTNYRLRDWGISRQRYWGCPIPAIHCEKCGVVPVPKQDLPVALPDEADFSEPGNPLDRHPTWKHVDCPKCGAAARRETDTFDTFVDSSWYFARFAAPTPDSPTNKDMADYWLPVDQYIGGIEHAILHLLYARYFTRNMKDCDYLSVEEPFRNLFTQGMVVHATYLDSDESKPLKDRWLFPEQVILKGDSATHAETGNTVKIGGIEKMSKSKKNVVSPEEIANTYGADAARWFMLSDSPPERDVEWSEAGVEGAWKLVNRIWDTCEQAGSILREPHLGNLSADMPEADMALRRLTHGTVANVTEDIENFRFNKAIARLYEYINAARKSVSGDTVSAPVKAEALSALARLISPFIPHVAEECWEHLGGEGMVCHAPWPKADQSLLVAKTIILPIQVNGKRRGKISVPAEATEQEVKELALSDEAIQRHIDGKEIRKFIVVPGRIINIVV is encoded by the coding sequence ATGGCACGATATAATCCGAAAGAAGCAGAACCCAAATGGCGCAAGGCCTGGGAAGAAACAGACGCGTTCAGAGCGGAGGAAGACACCTCTAAACCTAAATATTTCGTCCTCGAAATGTTCCCGTACCCATCAGGCCGAATCCATATTGGACATGTCCGTAATTATGCCATGGGTGATGTGATCGCCCGGTATAAAAAAGCGCAAGGACATAACGTCCTGCACCCCATGGGCTGGGATGCTTTCGGGATGCCGGCCGAAAATGCAGCCATGGAGAGCGGCGGACATCCGCGCACCTGGACCTACAATAATATTGCCATCATGCGTGACCAGCTCAAACGCATGGGACTCGCCATTGACTGGAGCCGTGAATTCGCAACCTCTGACCCCGACTATTATGTCCATGAACAACGAATGTTCCTGGATTTCTGGGAGCGAGGCTTCATCCACCGCAAGGAAAGTATGGTAAACTGGGATCCGGTTGACCAGACCGTCCTCGCCAATGAGCAAGTGATCGATGGAAAGGGGTGGCGCTCAGGCGCGCCAGTTGAGCGACGCACGCTGTCGCAATGGTTCTTCAGAATTACGGACCGCGCGGAAGACCTGCTGGCAGCGCTGGACGACGGTCGTCTGGGGAGTTGGCCAGAGAATGTCGTCAGCATGCAACGCAACTGGATTGGCAAATCCAAGGGGCTCAGAATGTCCTTCCAGGCTGCTGACGAAGCGCCGGAAAAGTTTCAGAATATCGAAATCTATACGACACGGCCGGATACTTTATATGGCGCCTCTTTCCTTGGCGTCTCACCGGATCATCCGCTGGCAAAACATTACGCCGATGCCGATCCTGAACTACAGGCTTTTATTGCCGACTGTCAGAAAACCGGCACATCCGAACAGGCCATCGAGAAAGCCGAAAAGAAGGGCTACCGGCTACCACTGGAAATGAAGCACCCGGTCAAAGAGGGAGAAACGCTGCCTGTTTTCGTGGCCAACTTCATTTTGATGCAATACGGCACTGGTGCGATTTTTGGCTGTCCTGCCCACGACCAGCGCGACCTCGATTTTGCCCGTAAATATGATCTGGATGTAACACCGGTTGTGCTGCCACCTGATGCAGATCAGAAGACGTTCGAGATCGAGACTGAAGCCTATGTCGGCCCTGGTACGATGTTCAATTCCGGTTTTCTTGATGGATTGCGCTGGGAAGAAGCCCTGCCAAAAATGATCGAGCATATTGAAAGTCAGAACGCCGGAGAGGGGACAACCAACTATCGCCTGCGCGATTGGGGCATTTCGCGGCAACGCTATTGGGGATGCCCAATTCCAGCTATACACTGTGAAAAATGCGGTGTCGTTCCGGTACCAAAACAGGACCTTCCTGTTGCCCTGCCTGACGAAGCCGACTTCTCCGAACCCGGAAATCCATTAGACAGACATCCCACATGGAAACATGTGGACTGCCCGAAATGCGGCGCGGCGGCGCGGCGTGAAACAGACACATTCGATACATTCGTGGATTCATCATGGTATTTTGCGCGGTTTGCAGCGCCGACACCAGACAGCCCCACCAACAAGGACATGGCTGACTACTGGCTGCCGGTAGATCAGTATATTGGCGGTATTGAACATGCGATTCTTCATCTTCTTTATGCGCGATATTTCACACGCAATATGAAGGACTGTGACTATCTCTCTGTTGAAGAGCCATTCCGTAACCTCTTCACACAAGGCATGGTCGTACACGCAACCTATCTTGATAGCGATGAGAGTAAACCGCTCAAGGACCGGTGGCTGTTTCCAGAGCAGGTCATACTGAAAGGCGACAGCGCTACCCACGCTGAGACTGGCAATACTGTAAAAATTGGCGGCATCGAGAAGATGTCCAAGTCCAAGAAGAATGTTGTATCACCAGAAGAAATTGCCAACACTTATGGCGCAGATGCGGCCCGGTGGTTCATGCTCTCAGACTCGCCGCCAGAGCGCGATGTGGAATGGAGTGAAGCCGGTGTTGAAGGAGCCTGGAAACTGGTCAATCGTATCTGGGATACCTGCGAGCAGGCGGGCAGCATTCTGCGTGAGCCGCATCTTGGTAACCTTTCTGCTGACATGCCCGAAGCTGACATGGCCTTGCGTCGCCTGACCCACGGCACAGTTGCCAATGTGACTGAAGACATTGAAAATTTTCGCTTCAACAAGGCAATTGCCCGCCTTTACGAATATATCAATGCCGCCCGGAAGTCTGTTTCCGGGGACACCGTTTCAGCGCCGGTCAAGGCAGAAGCCCTGTCTGCTCTGGCGCGCCTGATCTCTCCGTTCATCCCTCATGTTGCAGAAGAGTGCTGGGAGCATCTTGGCGGTGAGGGCATGGTTTGCCACGCCCCGTGGCCAAAGGCTGATCAAAGCCTTCTCGTAGCCAAAACGATCATACTTCCCATCCAAGTGAATGGTAAGAGAAGGGGTAAAATTTCTGTGCCGGCAGAAGCGACAGAACAAGAAGTGAAGGAACTGGCCTTGTCCGATGAGGCCATTCAGCGGCATATTGATGGCAAGGAGATACGCAAGTTCATCGTTGTGCCCGGGCGTATCATCAATATCGTCGTATAA
- the holA gene encoding DNA polymerase III subunit delta → MSAIKPKDVSAFLKKRNPSYKAVLIYGPDGGAVRERSNVLARQVVKDLSDPFSFIELSEADLKETPSRLVDEAAAFSFAGGERVVRVTGSGETVTSSARLLLNALEAGTFEPNALTLIEAGELRKTSGLRKLFEGSNKVAAIACYEDNIIDLRELISQALQEEDLTISRDGLEFLAASLGQDRGVSRAEIEKIILYKDTKDQRSEKAEVSLLDVQACLADATQDTTFDIASFSAAGEPAKLSAALQRAVTAGTSPIMILIFLQRHFARLYTVQSLIGGGMAKDAAMKKLRPPIFFAEQRNFENQLRKWPLPRLEKAVADLLETEHASKRTGAPQQELIERAALRLAVMAK, encoded by the coding sequence TTGAGCGCAATTAAGCCGAAAGATGTCTCTGCTTTTCTGAAGAAGCGCAATCCCAGCTACAAGGCTGTATTGATATATGGACCAGATGGCGGCGCTGTTCGGGAACGCTCGAATGTTCTGGCCCGCCAGGTCGTCAAAGACCTGTCTGATCCCTTTAGCTTTATCGAGCTGTCTGAAGCAGACCTCAAGGAAACACCCTCGCGCCTAGTCGATGAGGCCGCAGCATTCTCTTTTGCCGGTGGCGAGCGGGTCGTCAGGGTCACCGGCTCAGGCGAGACAGTTACCTCATCAGCCAGGCTTTTGCTGAATGCTCTCGAAGCCGGAACATTCGAACCAAATGCGCTTACCCTGATAGAGGCTGGCGAGTTGCGCAAGACTTCCGGGCTGCGGAAACTGTTTGAAGGCAGTAACAAAGTGGCAGCCATCGCCTGCTATGAAGATAATATTATCGATTTGCGCGAGTTGATTTCGCAAGCCCTGCAGGAAGAAGATCTGACCATATCCCGCGATGGGCTTGAGTTCCTCGCGGCAAGCCTGGGTCAGGATCGCGGTGTCAGTCGCGCCGAAATAGAAAAAATTATTCTTTACAAAGACACCAAAGATCAGCGCAGCGAGAAAGCAGAAGTCTCGCTCTTAGACGTTCAGGCCTGCCTTGCGGATGCAACACAAGACACCACTTTCGACATAGCTTCATTCAGCGCGGCCGGCGAGCCAGCAAAACTCTCAGCAGCACTACAGCGTGCTGTGACGGCAGGAACGTCTCCGATCATGATACTGATCTTTCTGCAACGACACTTCGCGCGGCTATACACAGTACAATCACTTATTGGTGGTGGTATGGCTAAAGATGCGGCGATGAAAAAGCTTCGGCCACCGATTTTTTTTGCTGAACAACGTAATTTTGAAAATCAACTTCGCAAATGGCCTCTGCCACGTCTTGAAAAAGCTGTCGCCGACCTTCTGGAAACAGAACACGCCTCCAAGAGAACCGGTGCACCGCAGCAAGAGCTCATAGAGCGCGCAGCCCTGCGCCTTGCAGTTATGGCAAAATAG
- a CDS encoding thiamine phosphate synthase, whose protein sequence is MVSDLSKSVQPAVRLAHIAARLNAARVNASSRPAPFALALMTDERIPDMVRAIEKLPSVQGSRAAIIFRHYNHPERKKFARHLCALSQQKGHLFLVAGDPALGRDVCADGLHLPGWQLTDALMVRESNPHIILSAACHDEMAIKVATAANVDCLLLSPVFETKSHANKKTLGTDRFKELASSTDIPTLALGGINNYNAEELRDTGAAGIAAISALIPSSELD, encoded by the coding sequence ATGGTTTCAGATCTTTCAAAATCAGTACAGCCAGCTGTCAGACTGGCACATATTGCAGCGCGGCTTAATGCCGCAAGAGTAAACGCGTCAAGTCGACCAGCACCGTTTGCGCTCGCGCTGATGACGGATGAGCGCATTCCGGATATGGTCCGCGCCATAGAGAAGCTCCCGTCAGTACAGGGAAGCAGAGCGGCGATTATATTTCGCCATTACAATCACCCGGAGCGAAAGAAGTTTGCGCGACACCTTTGCGCATTAAGCCAGCAAAAGGGACATTTGTTCCTCGTGGCTGGTGATCCAGCACTTGGCCGCGATGTCTGTGCGGACGGACTTCATTTGCCCGGCTGGCAACTGACAGACGCCTTGATGGTCAGAGAGTCCAACCCACACATCATCCTGTCAGCTGCCTGTCACGATGAAATGGCCATTAAGGTTGCTACAGCCGCTAATGTGGACTGCTTGTTACTGTCGCCCGTTTTTGAAACAAAAAGTCATGCCAATAAAAAAACGCTGGGCACTGATCGATTCAAGGAACTTGCCTCAAGCACGGATATACCCACGCTGGCCTTGGGGGGGATAAATAATTACAATGCTGAGGAATTACGAGATACAGGGGCCGCAGGCATTGCCGCAATAAGCGCGCTCATTCCATCATCAGAACTTGATTGA
- a CDS encoding porin — translation MHECSNKHLGLEKTGRLASALLTTCCALVFFSSAIAQEDTSVEVSGEITAVAGSVDGEFEADADARLKVESSRIFDSGLELGGVLEARVDGDMPQQYWAGGRYSGLLSGGSRGVGPLEGDAFLQSAYAYLKGGFGEISIGRDNGIASQLAVTSPTVFRAIGVNDWKSDLSNLNDIQTVNDFSGYSTKLTYMPPANFLGGIIGGLQVGVSYSPELKECDEELCAPVTGGAPAPAGQALMRNSSWRDVVEAALYFERGIGDPENDIRLGLGASYITASEDVGNAPAGFDDYQSYALGLNVAIKGFTLGGSVKNTNVGLDVRDDDAYLAFDAGITYETGPWGFMLGYGSSDASRDAASPLDPSFFRETELAQAGVSYVFQQGVTLGAAAQFVDSDKPDSLGGQEEKTSIIFESSIKF, via the coding sequence ATGCACGAATGCTCTAATAAACACCTTGGTCTTGAGAAAACAGGCAGACTTGCGTCTGCACTGCTTACAACCTGCTGTGCTCTGGTTTTTTTCAGTTCTGCCATCGCCCAGGAAGACACAAGCGTCGAGGTTAGCGGAGAGATTACCGCCGTTGCGGGCAGCGTTGATGGTGAATTTGAAGCGGATGCGGATGCCCGACTGAAAGTTGAATCTTCTCGCATTTTCGACAGTGGTCTGGAGCTTGGCGGCGTCCTGGAGGCGCGTGTTGATGGTGACATGCCGCAGCAGTATTGGGCGGGCGGTCGATATTCAGGACTTCTTTCCGGTGGGTCAAGGGGTGTTGGTCCGCTTGAAGGCGATGCCTTTTTGCAAAGCGCCTATGCCTATTTGAAGGGCGGGTTTGGTGAGATATCTATCGGTCGTGATAATGGTATTGCCAGCCAGCTCGCGGTTACATCACCGACCGTTTTCAGGGCGATTGGTGTAAACGACTGGAAGAGCGATCTTTCCAATCTCAATGACATTCAGACAGTGAATGATTTTTCCGGTTATTCTACGAAACTGACCTATATGCCGCCAGCGAATTTTCTCGGCGGTATTATTGGCGGTCTTCAGGTTGGCGTCTCCTACTCCCCCGAATTGAAAGAGTGCGACGAGGAATTATGCGCGCCTGTAACAGGTGGCGCCCCTGCCCCTGCCGGGCAAGCCTTGATGCGCAATTCGTCATGGCGGGATGTTGTTGAAGCAGCCTTGTATTTCGAGCGTGGTATCGGCGACCCTGAAAACGATATCCGCCTTGGTCTTGGGGCGAGTTACATTACGGCCTCTGAGGATGTGGGGAATGCTCCTGCCGGATTTGACGATTATCAGTCCTATGCCCTTGGCCTGAACGTGGCGATAAAAGGCTTCACGCTTGGCGGGTCTGTAAAGAACACCAATGTGGGACTCGATGTGCGTGACGATGATGCCTATCTCGCATTTGATGCTGGCATAACTTATGAGACCGGTCCATGGGGCTTCATGCTTGGGTACGGATCATCTGACGCCAGCCGTGATGCCGCTTCACCTCTTGATCCCTCTTTCTTTCGTGAAACAGAACTGGCGCAGGCCGGTGTTTCCTATGTCTTCCAGCAGGGGGTAACCCTTGGTGCTGCGGCGCAGTTTGTTGATAGTGACAAGCCAGACTCACTTGGTGGCCAGGAAGAAAAAACGTCTATTATCTTTGAAAGCTCAATCAAGTTCTGA
- a CDS encoding MAPEG family protein has translation MGHSILNPILALICWSLLVWLLMYIRRLPAMQKAGIDPQSAQFPGSLNVLPAAARGAADNYNHLMEQPTIFYALGFYIHLSNTVDNIALWVAWAYVVLRVLHSLVQVSINVVVIRFSLFALSTLCLFVLAAKSLLALW, from the coding sequence ATGGGCCATTCAATACTGAATCCGATACTCGCTCTTATCTGTTGGTCGTTGCTGGTATGGCTGCTCATGTATATCCGGCGGCTGCCAGCTATGCAGAAGGCTGGGATTGATCCCCAGTCAGCTCAGTTTCCGGGCTCCTTGAATGTGCTGCCTGCCGCCGCGCGCGGGGCGGCAGATAATTATAATCACCTTATGGAACAGCCGACGATATTTTATGCTCTCGGTTTTTACATTCACCTCAGCAACACTGTCGATAACATCGCGCTTTGGGTCGCGTGGGCCTATGTGGTCCTGCGGGTGTTGCACTCGCTCGTGCAGGTTAGCATCAACGTCGTGGTGATCCGGTTCTCTTTATTTGCGCTGTCCACTTTGTGTCTCTTTGTGCTGGCGGCGAAAAGTCTTCTGGCGCTCTGGTGA
- a CDS encoding YggS family pyridoxal phosphate-dependent enzyme encodes MTPDDICANLESVKADITKAALDAGRKGNDVSLIAVSKAFPAEHIRPALLAGHRCFGENRVQEAAAKWPALRKEFEDIELHLIGPLQTNKAEDAVVLFDVIHSVDRPKLAAKLANAMEKRDRRPDCLVQVNTGDEAQKAGVAPGEVMSFVGQCQEEFGLPVKGLMCIPPASDYPAPHFALLAKLADKLSLPMVSMGMSSDYEMACQLGATHVRVGSAIFGDRPSI; translated from the coding sequence ATGACACCTGACGATATCTGCGCAAATCTTGAGAGTGTCAAAGCGGACATCACAAAAGCGGCCTTGGACGCAGGCCGCAAAGGCAATGACGTATCGCTTATTGCTGTGAGCAAGGCTTTCCCGGCCGAACATATCAGACCTGCATTGCTGGCAGGGCATCGCTGTTTTGGGGAGAATCGCGTTCAGGAAGCCGCCGCGAAATGGCCTGCGTTACGCAAAGAGTTTGAGGATATAGAGCTGCACCTGATCGGTCCCTTACAGACAAACAAGGCCGAGGACGCGGTTGTGTTATTCGATGTTATTCACAGTGTTGATCGCCCGAAGCTAGCTGCGAAATTGGCGAATGCCATGGAAAAACGCGATAGGCGGCCTGACTGTTTGGTGCAAGTGAATACCGGGGACGAAGCCCAGAAAGCAGGTGTTGCCCCTGGGGAGGTAATGTCTTTTGTCGGGCAGTGCCAAGAGGAATTCGGTCTGCCTGTTAAGGGGCTTATGTGCATACCACCAGCATCAGATTATCCAGCACCTCACTTTGCCCTGCTGGCGAAGCTGGCTGACAAATTATCGCTCCCGATGGTGAGTATGGGAATGAGTTCTGATTATGAGATGGCTTGTCAGCTAGGCGCAACGCATGTGCGGGTTGGTTCCGCCATATTCGGGGATCGCCCGTCAATCTAA
- a CDS encoding DUF3576 domain-containing protein → MACGAAILAACASNNNAAETSRNAALPSYSLDNRSGAVTSVNRYLWSASLETLNFMPVFSADPIGGIIITDWFANPNVPNERLKANIYILDTTLRADALRVSVFKQQYTGAGWQDAPVNPATAREIENAIMTRARQLRLNSVG, encoded by the coding sequence ATGGCCTGTGGCGCCGCCATCCTTGCCGCATGTGCAAGCAACAACAACGCAGCCGAGACCAGCCGCAATGCCGCTTTGCCATCCTATTCGCTGGACAATCGCTCCGGCGCAGTGACCAGCGTTAACAGGTATCTCTGGTCTGCATCGCTTGAAACACTGAACTTCATGCCGGTTTTTTCTGCGGACCCGATTGGCGGGATCATTATTACAGACTGGTTTGCCAATCCGAATGTGCCAAATGAGCGCCTCAAGGCAAATATATACATTCTTGACACAACGCTTCGTGCCGATGCGCTGCGCGTCTCCGTGTTCAAACAGCAATATACAGGCGCAGGCTGGCAGGACGCCCCTGTAAATCCGGCCACAGCCCGTGAGATTGAAAATGCTATTATGACAAGAGCGCGCCAGTTGCGACTTAACAGCGTCGGCTAG
- the arsC gene encoding arsenate reductase (glutaredoxin) (This arsenate reductase requires both glutathione and glutaredoxin to convert arsenate to arsenite, after which the efflux transporter formed by ArsA and ArsB can extrude the arsenite from the cell, providing resistance.), with protein sequence MEIWHNPRCSKSRQALALVEQNTADFEVVEYLKIPITQKRLKEVAQKLDMLPRDMMRRNEALYKELNLAEASDAALFKAMSDNPILIERPIIIRGSNAVIGRPPENVLSLF encoded by the coding sequence ATGGAAATCTGGCATAATCCACGCTGCTCGAAATCACGTCAGGCTCTTGCGCTGGTCGAGCAAAATACAGCGGATTTTGAGGTTGTCGAATATCTCAAGATACCGATAACGCAAAAACGCCTCAAAGAAGTTGCTCAGAAACTTGATATGCTACCGCGTGACATGATGCGCCGCAATGAGGCTCTGTATAAGGAACTGAATCTGGCCGAAGCATCGGATGCTGCACTTTTCAAGGCCATGTCCGATAATCCAATCCTCATAGAGCGGCCGATTATTATTCGCGGGAGCAATGCCGTTATTGGTCGCCCTCCCGAAAATGTGCTCAGTCTCTTTTGA